The following coding sequences lie in one Micromonospora sp. R77 genomic window:
- the kynU gene encoding kynureninase, protein MSDDHPRYVAKELDADDPLAHLRDRFVIADDDLIYLDGNSLGRLPAATPAHLDRLVRRGWGEQLVRSWPTWIDWGRRLGDRLARHALGARPGEVVVSDSTSVNLYKLAAAALDAAPAGRRTILVDAEDFPTDRYVVQGLAAARGLTVRALPSDLDDGLHLDQLRDALDHTVALVLLSAVSYRSGALLDMGAVNAAARECGAVVLWDLSHAAGAVPVELTGTGSELAVGCTYKYLNAGPGAPAFLYVRQEMQGRLRQPIQGWFGQRDQFLMSAAYDPAPGLDRFLVGTPPILSLAALDPALDVLAEAGVDRVRRKGVRLGELLVELADAWLTPYGFRLACPRDPRRRGSHVTLHHPEALRISRALATEGRVVGDYRTPDRLRLGPAPLYTRFVDVWDAMDRLRDIAARRAWERMPGEPSRVT, encoded by the coding sequence ATGAGTGACGACCACCCGCGGTACGTGGCGAAGGAGCTGGACGCCGACGATCCGCTGGCGCACCTGCGGGACCGCTTCGTGATCGCCGACGACGATCTCATCTACCTGGACGGCAACTCGCTGGGGCGGCTGCCGGCGGCCACCCCCGCACATCTCGACCGGCTCGTCCGGCGCGGCTGGGGCGAGCAGCTGGTCCGGTCCTGGCCGACCTGGATCGACTGGGGCCGCCGTCTCGGCGACCGGCTCGCCCGGCACGCGCTGGGCGCCCGCCCCGGCGAGGTGGTGGTCTCCGACTCCACCTCGGTGAACCTCTACAAGCTGGCCGCCGCCGCGCTGGACGCCGCCCCGGCGGGCCGCCGCACGATCCTCGTCGACGCCGAGGACTTCCCCACCGACCGGTACGTCGTGCAGGGCCTGGCCGCCGCACGCGGGTTGACCGTCCGGGCCCTGCCGTCGGACCTCGACGACGGACTCCACCTCGACCAGTTGCGCGACGCCCTCGATCACACCGTGGCGCTGGTGCTCCTGTCGGCGGTCTCCTACCGTTCGGGGGCGTTGCTGGACATGGGCGCGGTCAACGCCGCGGCCCGGGAGTGCGGCGCGGTGGTGCTGTGGGACCTGTCGCACGCGGCCGGGGCGGTGCCGGTGGAGCTGACCGGCACCGGCAGCGAACTGGCCGTCGGCTGCACCTACAAGTACCTCAACGCCGGTCCCGGTGCGCCCGCGTTCCTCTATGTCCGGCAGGAGATGCAGGGCCGGCTCCGCCAGCCCATCCAGGGCTGGTTCGGCCAGCGCGACCAGTTCCTCATGTCGGCGGCGTACGACCCCGCGCCGGGGCTCGACCGGTTCCTGGTGGGCACCCCGCCGATCCTGTCGCTCGCCGCGCTCGACCCGGCCCTGGACGTGCTCGCCGAGGCCGGCGTGGACCGGGTCCGGCGCAAGGGGGTACGCCTGGGCGAGCTGCTCGTCGAGTTGGCCGACGCCTGGCTGACCCCGTACGGATTCCGGCTCGCCTGCCCCCGCGACCCACGGCGGCGCGGCAGCCACGTCACCCTGCACCACCCGGAGGCGCTGCGCATCTCGCGCGCGCTCGCCACGGAGGGCCGGGTGGTCGGCGACTACCGCACCCCGGACCGGCTCCGGCTCGGCCCGGCGCCGCTGTACACCCGGTTCGTCGACGTGTGGGACGCCATGGACCGGCTGCGCGACATCGCGGCCCGCCGCGCGTGGGAACGGATGCCCGGCGAACCCTCGCGGGTCACCTGA
- a CDS encoding beta-ketoacyl-ACP synthase 3, which produces MRPVRHASIAGTGGYLPERIVDNEEVCAGIDSTDEWIVRRSGIRRRRFAGPQESLAVMGHAAGTKALAAAGIPVERVDCVIATTMSHLRQAPALATRIAHLLGGGAQQAAGFDVNAGCAGFCYALGLARDLVAAGSAEHVLVVGVERMSDIVDRHDRTSAFLFGDGAGAVVVSPSDIPGIAPVVWGSDSDHGDAIAQPHGWGRLRDDPDAGYPYLRMQGPTVFRWAVTRMREVALAALAAARVDVADLVAFVPHQANERITDALVQALGLPPDVLVARDVTELGNTAAASVPLALDRLVSRAPEAGGGPALLLGFGAGLLYAGQVVRLP; this is translated from the coding sequence ATGCGTCCGGTGCGACACGCCTCGATCGCGGGGACCGGTGGTTACCTCCCCGAACGGATCGTCGACAACGAGGAGGTCTGCGCCGGGATCGACTCGACCGACGAGTGGATCGTCCGCCGGTCGGGCATCCGCCGCCGCCGCTTCGCCGGGCCGCAGGAGAGCCTGGCGGTGATGGGGCACGCCGCGGGCACCAAGGCCCTCGCGGCGGCGGGCATCCCGGTGGAGCGGGTCGACTGCGTCATCGCCACCACGATGAGCCACCTGCGGCAGGCACCGGCGTTGGCCACCCGGATCGCCCACCTGCTCGGCGGCGGCGCCCAGCAGGCGGCCGGGTTCGACGTCAACGCCGGCTGTGCCGGTTTCTGTTACGCGCTCGGCCTGGCCCGGGACCTGGTGGCCGCCGGCTCCGCCGAGCACGTGCTGGTGGTGGGGGTGGAGCGGATGAGCGACATCGTCGACCGGCACGACCGTACGTCGGCGTTCCTCTTCGGTGACGGCGCCGGGGCGGTGGTGGTGTCACCCTCGGACATCCCCGGCATCGCTCCGGTGGTCTGGGGCTCCGACAGCGACCACGGCGACGCCATCGCGCAGCCCCACGGCTGGGGGCGGTTGCGCGACGATCCCGACGCGGGCTATCCCTACCTGCGGATGCAGGGGCCGACGGTGTTCCGCTGGGCGGTGACCCGGATGCGCGAGGTGGCACTCGCCGCGCTGGCGGCGGCCCGGGTGGACGTCGCCGACCTGGTCGCCTTCGTCCCGCACCAGGCCAACGAGCGGATCACCGACGCCCTGGTGCAGGCGCTCGGGCTGCCCCCGGACGTGCTGGTCGCGCGGGACGTGACGGAGTTGGGCAACACCGCGGCCGCGTCGGTGCCGTTGGCGTTGGACCGGCTGGTGAGCCGGGCCCCGGAGGCCGGCGGTGGCCCGGCGCTGCTGCTCGGGTTCGGTGCGGGTCTGCTCTACGCCGGCCAGGTGGTCCGGCTGCCCTGA
- a CDS encoding alpha/beta fold hydrolase, protein MFSATASGSLRVPGRGGTPGDPVVFLHGGPGVADMDHDAPILGRLAATGRDVWLYDQVGAGRSSRLADPTGYSLERDVADLEQVRLRIGTPRMALVGHSYGATVAATYLARHPEHVSRVVFSSPGRLVPEVGDVSGTGMVGRLDRRHQLGVVGTALRPRAMLTYSLIKANPRAAHALSGDDEMDSRFATMYRQSAPGLVCPGNPVPAAPERPGFYANQVPLNSTRPAADIRSALARLRVPALIVKGGCDYLPWSIAADYRRSVPGSGLVYFDDCGHQTYAERPERFLAVVGAFLTDAAPPWPTWSGLTPPPTYRGAV, encoded by the coding sequence TTGTTTTCCGCCACGGCGTCCGGCTCGCTGCGGGTGCCGGGCCGGGGCGGCACCCCGGGGGATCCGGTGGTCTTCCTGCACGGCGGGCCCGGGGTGGCGGACATGGACCACGACGCGCCGATCCTGGGCCGGCTGGCCGCCACCGGCCGCGACGTCTGGCTCTACGACCAGGTCGGGGCCGGCCGCTCCAGCCGCCTGGCCGACCCCACCGGCTACTCGCTGGAGCGCGACGTGGCCGACCTGGAGCAGGTCCGGTTGCGGATCGGTACGCCCCGGATGGCGCTGGTCGGTCACTCCTATGGCGCCACCGTGGCCGCCACCTATCTGGCCCGGCATCCCGAGCACGTCTCGCGGGTGGTCTTCTCCTCACCGGGACGCCTGGTGCCCGAGGTGGGCGACGTGAGCGGGACCGGCATGGTGGGGCGGCTGGACCGGCGCCACCAGCTCGGCGTGGTGGGCACCGCGTTGCGACCCCGGGCGATGCTGACCTACAGCCTGATCAAGGCCAACCCGCGGGCGGCCCACGCGCTGTCCGGCGACGACGAGATGGACAGCCGGTTCGCCACGATGTACCGGCAGTCCGCACCCGGCCTGGTGTGCCCCGGCAACCCCGTACCGGCCGCGCCGGAACGGCCCGGCTTCTATGCCAACCAGGTGCCGCTGAACAGCACCCGCCCGGCCGCCGACATCCGTTCCGCGCTGGCCCGCCTGCGGGTGCCGGCGCTGATCGTCAAGGGCGGCTGCGACTACCTGCCCTGGTCGATCGCGGCCGACTACCGGCGCAGCGTCCCGGGCAGTGGCCTGGTCTACTTCGACGACTGCGGTCACCAGACCTACGCCGAGCGCCCGGAACGGTTCCTGGCGGTGGTCGGCGCGTTCCTGACCGACGCGGCCCCGCCGTGGCCGACCTGGTCGGGGCTGACGCCGCCGCCGACCTACCGGGGAGCCGTCTGA
- a CDS encoding branched-chain amino acid transaminase, producing MTGTVWLDGSLVDWDDARVHVSAHGLHYGIGFFEGVRCHGTPQGPAIFRLTDHLRRLARSAATYLVKLPYTVEDLAEACRAVVRANGLTEAYLRPIVFLGAGESPLTAPYQVAVLASADGPLAGGAKQDGVQAKVASFQRMPSQVLPPAAKATGQYLNSYLAQMEALTSGYDEAIMLNTEGQVTDGWAHNLFVVRDGELRTPHLASGALEGVVRDTVLTLAREAGLPARADVLVRTDLYHADECFLTGTAAGIVPVLGVDRRPVGGGKVGPLTQQLATAYADLTSGRNTAHAAWRELVG from the coding sequence ATGACCGGCACAGTGTGGCTGGACGGGTCGCTGGTCGACTGGGACGACGCGCGGGTGCACGTCAGCGCCCACGGCCTGCACTACGGGATCGGTTTCTTCGAGGGCGTCCGCTGCCACGGCACCCCGCAGGGGCCGGCGATCTTCCGGCTCACCGACCACCTGCGGCGGCTGGCCCGCTCCGCGGCCACCTACCTGGTGAAACTGCCCTACACCGTGGAGGATCTCGCGGAGGCGTGCCGGGCCGTGGTGCGCGCCAACGGGCTGACCGAGGCGTACCTGCGACCGATCGTGTTCCTCGGCGCGGGGGAGAGCCCGCTCACCGCCCCGTACCAGGTGGCGGTGCTGGCCTCCGCCGACGGGCCGCTCGCCGGCGGCGCCAAGCAGGACGGGGTGCAGGCCAAGGTCGCCAGCTTCCAGCGGATGCCCTCCCAGGTGCTGCCGCCCGCGGCCAAGGCCACCGGCCAGTACCTCAACTCCTACCTCGCCCAGATGGAGGCGCTCACCAGCGGCTACGACGAGGCGATCATGCTCAACACCGAGGGACAGGTCACCGACGGCTGGGCGCACAACCTCTTCGTCGTCCGCGACGGCGAGCTGCGTACCCCGCACCTGGCCTCGGGCGCCCTGGAGGGGGTGGTCCGCGACACCGTGCTCACCCTGGCCCGGGAGGCCGGCCTGCCGGCCCGCGCCGACGTGCTGGTCCGCACCGACCTCTACCACGCCGACGAGTGCTTCCTCACCGGCACCGCGGCCGGCATCGTTCCTGTGCTCGGCGTGGACCGCCGGCCCGTCGGGGGCGGCAAGGTCGGCCCGCTGACCCAGCAGCTCGCCACCGCGTACGCCGATCTCACCAGCGGTCGGAACACGGCGCACGCCGCCTGGCGGGAGCTGGTGGGATGA
- a CDS encoding acyl-CoA dehydrogenase family protein, with protein MTPLAAVVEPDHRARVRAAIAGIDPDRRRGWTTDGHLPRDVLTTLADHGVFRDRWAPGAAGGLPRLVAMAEELSEFDSGLALAAMGHSEVFIGALQWLAADAAQRALLDDALDGRAVGCFGATEPQGGSDLAGLRSTATPHPRGWRLVGRKRYVSNLGGATHLLAVARVAGSGPRDLALFLVPLDAPGVRVEGFFGTAGLRSCDVGEVGMDTLLGPEALLGAPGMGLAYASRLLQFERLSICAQLLTAGRQALGLAAAYARRRVIGDGPLLDKQAVRHRLALAHARLGVAASALRDTVARATAGEGFAHEVAALKLVVCDTVEQVTDDCLQVFGARGYTTNFPLEGWWRDVRLARIGGGADEVLTELVAGRLTRADPRYDAELDRLLDADLPHP; from the coding sequence ATGACCCCCCTGGCGGCTGTGGTCGAACCGGACCACCGGGCCCGGGTGCGGGCGGCGATCGCCGGCATCGACCCGGACCGGCGGCGTGGCTGGACGACCGACGGGCACCTGCCCCGCGACGTGCTCACCACCCTGGCCGACCACGGGGTCTTCCGCGACCGGTGGGCCCCCGGCGCCGCCGGCGGCCTGCCCCGGCTGGTCGCCATGGCGGAGGAACTCAGCGAGTTCGACAGCGGCCTCGCCCTGGCCGCGATGGGGCACAGCGAGGTCTTCATCGGCGCGCTGCAGTGGCTCGCCGCCGATGCCGCGCAGCGGGCGCTGCTCGACGACGCGCTCGACGGGCGGGCCGTCGGCTGCTTCGGGGCCACCGAACCGCAGGGCGGATCCGACCTGGCGGGTCTGCGCAGCACCGCCACCCCGCACCCGCGCGGCTGGCGGCTGGTCGGCCGCAAGCGGTACGTGTCCAACCTGGGCGGCGCCACCCACCTGCTCGCGGTGGCCCGGGTGGCCGGCAGCGGCCCCCGCGACCTGGCCCTCTTCCTCGTCCCGCTGGACGCCCCCGGCGTCCGGGTCGAGGGCTTCTTCGGCACCGCCGGCCTGCGCTCCTGCGACGTCGGCGAGGTCGGCATGGACACCCTGCTCGGCCCCGAGGCGCTGCTCGGCGCACCCGGCATGGGCCTGGCCTACGCCAGCCGGCTGCTCCAGTTCGAGCGACTGTCCATCTGCGCCCAGCTGCTCACCGCCGGCCGGCAGGCGCTCGGCCTGGCCGCCGCGTACGCCCGGCGGCGGGTGATCGGCGACGGCCCGCTGCTGGACAAGCAGGCCGTCCGGCACCGGCTGGCGCTCGCCCACGCACGTCTCGGGGTGGCCGCGTCGGCGCTGCGCGACACCGTCGCCCGGGCCACCGCGGGGGAGGGCTTCGCGCACGAGGTCGCCGCGCTGAAGCTGGTCGTCTGCGACACCGTGGAGCAGGTCACCGACGACTGCCTCCAGGTCTTCGGCGCGCGGGGCTACACCACGAACTTCCCGCTCGAGGGCTGGTGGCGGGACGTGCGCCTGGCGCGGATCGGCGGCGGCGCCGACGAGGTGCTGACCGAGCTGGTCGCCGGTCGGCTGACCCGGGCCGACCCCCGGTACGACGCCGAACTGGACCGGCTGCTCGACGCGGACCTGCCCCACCCGTGA
- a CDS encoding response regulator transcription factor, which yields MHEVSEAPPQSAGLAVLVAIDNELTRCGLSQMLGDLPMVTAVQPGDDPHVTARLLESGAYQILIISADGPPGGADALLAAAARGGTSSLFLLRQAEDALLPEVAALSVDGFLLEPGLTRTILADSLHKLRHGEMPIPGSLARRILDELRTAGKPRSDPPFMLTPRERQALKLLAEGLSNKQIARRLGISEHGAKRHVGNVLAKLNCPNRTVAVTVALNHGLLTEERTAPPDPAVVNLRRRITSVPEHQQWGKGGRA from the coding sequence ATGCACGAGGTGAGCGAGGCGCCACCACAGTCCGCCGGACTGGCGGTCCTGGTGGCGATCGACAACGAGCTGACCCGATGCGGGCTCAGCCAGATGCTCGGCGACCTGCCGATGGTCACCGCCGTCCAGCCCGGAGACGATCCACACGTCACCGCGCGGCTGCTGGAGAGCGGGGCGTACCAGATCCTGATCATCTCGGCGGACGGTCCGCCGGGCGGCGCCGACGCGCTGCTCGCCGCCGCGGCCCGCGGCGGCACGTCGTCGCTGTTCCTGCTGCGTCAGGCGGAGGACGCGCTGTTGCCGGAGGTCGCCGCCCTCTCGGTGGACGGGTTCCTGCTCGAACCCGGGCTGACCCGGACGATCCTGGCGGACAGCCTGCACAAGCTGCGCCACGGCGAGATGCCCATCCCGGGCTCGCTCGCGCGGCGCATTCTCGACGAGCTGCGCACCGCTGGCAAGCCCCGCTCGGACCCGCCGTTCATGCTCACGCCCCGGGAGCGGCAGGCCCTTAAGCTGCTGGCCGAAGGGCTCAGCAACAAGCAGATCGCCCGGCGGCTCGGCATCTCCGAGCACGGCGCGAAGCGGCACGTCGGCAACGTCCTGGCCAAGCTGAACTGTCCCAACCGGACGGTGGCGGTGACGGTCGCCCTCAACCACGGCCTGCTGACCGAGGAGCGGACGGCCCCACCCGATCCCGCCGTGGTCAACCTGCGTCGTCGCATCACGTCCGTGCCGGAGCACCAGCAGTGGGGCAAGGGAGGGAGAGCATGA